The Pyxidicoccus xibeiensis genome contains the following window.
ACGCACGACTCGCTGAGCAATGGTGATGCCATCGGCGCGGACCGCCGCCGGGCCTCTCCCTCCTTCAGGGATGAAGCCGTGCGCAAGGTGCCACGCCCTCCCTCGGACGAGCCCGTGAAGAAGGATGAAGAAGCCGTGACGAAAGCCCTGCTCCCCTCTGAAGAAGGCCTCATGGCCGCGGCGTGCGCAGCTTCCCAGGGGAGGGGTGGCGGCCTGGCGGGTGCGACGGCCGCCAGCGGGGAGCAGCCGGGGCTCCGCCGGCCTTCCGGCAGGGGGTGCCGGATTTCCGGCGGGGGTATCGCACGGGCTTCCGGCACCCGGACGCGGGGTGCCGCCTGGGAGGTGAACGGCATGGACCTTGCCATGGCGCTCCATGTCTCCGCGGGACCTGCCGCGGCAAAAGGGGAAAGTCCATGCGACGTGCGGTCGTGCTGTTCGGGGTCCTGGTGGGAGTGCTCGGCGCCCTGCTCGGGTTCCGCATCCTGAAGGACCGCCGGGCGGCGGAGGGGCCGCCGGGCGGCTCGGGCGTGGTGGAGGGCACGGTGGTGGACGTGCGCGCCCGGCTCAATGCGCGGGTGATGGCGCGGCACGTGGAGGAAGGCGCCCGGGTGGACAAGGGCGCGCTGCTCGTCACCCTGGACTGCACGGAGCCGGAGGCGAACCTCGCGGAGACGGAGGCGCGGCTGGCCATGGCCCGAGCCCAGGCGGACGCCGCGAAGGCCGCGGCCCTGGCGGCGGGGCGCAGCAGCGAGGCCGTGACGTCGCAGGCCGCGGGCAGCCAGGCGCAGATTGCCTCGCTGGCGGATCAGCAGGGCCTCGCGAAGCGCCAGGCGGAGCGCCTGCGGCAGATGGGCGGAGCGACCACGGAGGCGGCGCTGGACCAGGCGCAGGCGCAGGCCGCGTCGCTGGAGCAGCAGCTCGAGGCCGCCCGCCATGCCAGCACCGCCGCCACGCGGCAGGCCCGCGCCGCCACCGAGCAGGTGCGCTCCAGCGAGCAGCAGGCGGAGGCCGCCGTGCGCGCCATCGAGGCGGCCGAGGCCATGCTGCGCCGCGCCCGCGTGTCCGTGGCGGAGTGCGAGCTGCGCGCCCCCATGGCCGGCTCGGTGGAGACGCTGGCGCTGGAGCCGGGCGAGCTGGCCCTGCCGGGCGCGGTGGTGGCGCGGCTGGTGGACACGCGCCGGCCCAAGGCGACCTTCTACCTGCCCAATGCGGAGCTGGCCGCCGCGCACCCCGGGCAGCCGGCCACGGTGCGCGCGGACGCGTACCCCGACCGCACCTTCGCCGCCCGAGTCGTCACCGTCGCCCGCGAGGCCGCCTTCACGCCCCGCAACGTGCAGACGCGCAGCGACAGGGACAGGCTCGTCTACCCCATTGAGGTGCACATCGAAGCGCCGGACGGGCTGCTGCTGCCGGGCATGCCGGTGGACATCTCCCTGGGCGCCCCGGAGGGGGCGGCGGTGGCGGAGCAGCGGCCATGAGCGCGGCGCCCCCGGAGGACACCGGAGCGGACGTGGCGCTGGAGGACGTGCGCCGGAGCTTCGGCGCCACGCGGGCCCTGAAGGGCGTGTCGCTGGCGGTGGGCCGGGGCGAGGTGTACGGCCTGGTGGGCCCGGACGGCGCGGGCAAGACGACGGCCATCCGCCTCATGGCGGGACTGCTGCGCCCGGACGGAGGCCAGGTGCGGATGCTGGGGGAGAATCCGGCCAACCCGCGCTCCACGGTGCGCGAGGGCCTGGGCCTGGTGCCCCAGCGGAACACGCTCTACGGCGACCTGAGCGTGGATGAGAACCTCCACTTCTTCTCGCGCCTGTTCGGCCTGTCGCGCGAGGACTTCACGCAGCGGCGGGAGCGGCTGCTGGA
Protein-coding sequences here:
- a CDS encoding HlyD family secretion protein; translated protein: MRRAVVLFGVLVGVLGALLGFRILKDRRAAEGPPGGSGVVEGTVVDVRARLNARVMARHVEEGARVDKGALLVTLDCTEPEANLAETEARLAMARAQADAAKAAALAAGRSSEAVTSQAAGSQAQIASLADQQGLAKRQAERLRQMGGATTEAALDQAQAQAASLEQQLEAARHASTAATRQARAATEQVRSSEQQAEAAVRAIEAAEAMLRRARVSVAECELRAPMAGSVETLALEPGELALPGAVVARLVDTRRPKATFYLPNAELAAAHPGQPATVRADAYPDRTFAARVVTVAREAAFTPRNVQTRSDRDRLVYPIEVHIEAPDGLLLPGMPVDISLGAPEGAAVAEQRP
- a CDS encoding ABC transporter ATP-binding protein encodes the protein MSAAPPEDTGADVALEDVRRSFGATRALKGVSLAVGRGEVYGLVGPDGAGKTTAIRLMAGLLRPDGGQVRMLGENPANPRSTVREGLGLVPQRNTLYGDLSVDENLHFFSRLFGLSREDFTQRRERLLDITRLGRFTERRADALSGGMYKKLALACALLHRPRVLLLDEPTNGVDPVSRRELWELLYTLVHDGMTLVVSTPYMDEAARCHRVGLLYAGELIAEGDPRALAREHGAAASNFEAVFLALVEKRTGGRAA